The genomic DNA CTTGGTGGTTGTACTGCAGTTCCTCCATAAACGAATCCTCCAATATTGTCTCCCATTAAAGGTTGATTAAAATCACCTCCACCAACTAATTTGAACTTAGAAGCCAATATATTTGGAAAAGAATTTTCTTGTCCTTTAATAAAAAGTGCGCCGTCTGTAAAACCTCCTGTGAAAGAAGCACCAACAGCAATATATTTAGAGAAATCTAAACTACCTGCATTTAATGCTACTTGTACTGGCTCTGGTTCTCCTGCAATTGGATCTAATTCGTTATTTACATCACAAGATGCAACACCAATTGACAAAAGAAGTAACCCTATATATTTATAATTTTTCATAAAATAATGTGTTTTTATTAGTTATTAATTGTCCAAGAAACATAGTACTGAGAACCTACTGCTCCTACTCCTGGTGCACTAAAGTATTCTTTACCACCAAGATTTGCTCCTCCAATTTTAAATACAGATTTAATACTAGGAACAGAATAATTAATTTGAGCGTCTAACATAGTTCTAGAAGCTATAGTTGCATCTAAGAAAGACGATTCCCATATATATTCATCTTGCCATCTTGCATTAATATTAAAACCAAAGTTTTTAAATAGATTTGTATTACCAAATTGTATTTTAAATTTATGTTCAGGAGTATTAAAACCTGCTTCAAAATCTGGGTCTGTAGCTTGATCAAAATCGAACTTAGCATACGTATAACTTACCCCTAAATCAAAATCGCTTAAAATTTTTGTATTCAAACCAATAGAAGCTCCGTAAGAACTAACATCTGCTGAAGAATTTGAGTATGCTTGAAACGCTTTAAAATCTCCATTTTTTAGCGCCAATAGAGATAAGCTATTATCTCCTACCTTACCATAAAAAGGAACCAATACATTTTTAACAGCAATAAAATCTTCATAACTATTGTAGTACCCATTAACATCTACAGTAATTCTAGATTCACCTACATGTACCAAACCTCTATAACCAAGATCATAAGCTGTTACTTTTTCTGGTTTTACTAAAGGTACATTAGACGCTGTTGGTGCACCATTTTGAACAGAAGTTGCCGAGAAAGAATTCTCATAAGCCAATCTACCAGATAAAGTTGTGGTTGGCCCACCAGTAATTGGCTGGCCTTCTGTACTAACGTTTAATGGAGATGACGTATATCTGTCTAAATTATCTGGAGCTGAACCGACCAAAATAGCTGAACCTGCATCTAAACCAATATATTGATCTTGTGTTGTAGGATTTCTAAAACCAGTCTGAAAAGAAGCTCTAAAGTTATCATTCTTGTTTTCTCCACCTGCATAAGCTAAAGAAACTCTTGGTGAAAAGTTACCATCAAAATTTTGTGCTTTGTCATAACGTAAAGAAGCTGTAAATTTTAAACGATCTTCTTCTAAAAATTTTCTTTGCATTTGAGTATATACTCCATATTCATCATAATCAATAGGACCATCATAATCTGTAAAAATACTTCCATTAGAATTTAAAGAATAACGTCTGTAAGAACCTCCTACTTGAAACTCTGCCCACTCTATAACTTCTTGAAAATTGTAGTTAACATCTCCATGATATAATTTTGTTTTATCTTGAAATTTAGCACCAGTAACTAAATTAGGATCTGAAGTAACGTCATTAAAAGCAGATTGAAAACCTGGGCTTCCAGGAATTAAACGTCCAGAATCTGCTACAGCTCTTGCTGCTGCATGATTTGAAGCTGGTACATTTGGAATACCTCCAAGATATGCAGCTGCATATTGGCCAAACCAATCTTGATCCGATTTCCATTTTCTGTTAATATTAATTGCAGCAAAACGAGAATCATAAGAATTACCAGCATCTTCTGTAGTAACATACCCTCTTACAAAGAAATTTTTACCTTTTAATTCTAATTTTTGTTGTGCTAAATAAAAGTCACTAATATTATATCTGTTTGCTCCTTGATAAATGGTGTTACCTACACCAAATTTTGAGTTAAAAATTAATTCTAAACGATCATCTCCAAAAGGACGGTAATGTAAAGCTGTGTTTAATTTTACACTCTTAGCTTCGTAATCTTTCATTAAATCTACTTCCTTATAACCAGTTCTACTAACTCTACCTATTGCGCCACCCAAACTAATAGCAACCTCATCTCCGTAAGTATTTAAACCGTCAAAATCATTTAAAGACCTGTCTCCTACAGCATATTTTCCGTCTACGGTATTTCTATAATCTGTTGCAAACCATTCTGTACCTTTTAAATAAGATAGAGTTGCTTTTGCAGCCAACTTATTTGAAAAAGCGTGTGCCATTCTAATACTTACATCATAAAAATTATTATCTCCTGCTGCGGCTTGACTTGTTAACCCTTGTTTGTATGAAAAGCTAATTCCTTGGTCATTAAAAGGACTTCTACTTGTCATAAACATAATACCATTAAATGCATTTGCACCATATAAAGCAGAAGAAGCTCCTGGTAATAATTCAACCGTATTAACATCTAACTCAGACATTCCTAAAAGGTTACCAATTGCAAAGTTTAATGCTGGTGAAGAATTATCCATACCATCTACCAATTGCATAAAACGTGTGTTTGCAAATGTTGCAAAACCCCTTGTATTTACCGATTTAAATGTTAAACTATTTGTATTAACGTCTACACCTTTTAAATTTTCTAAACCGTCATAAAATGAAGGTGCAGAACTATTTTTAATAGCTCTAGCATCTAGTCTTTCTACAGTAACCGGAGACTCCATTATACGTTCTGGAGTTCTAGAAGCAGAAACCACTATTTCGTCTAAAGATGTTTCATTTTCTGTTAGAGAAATAGCTATTTTTTGATTATTTTTTGTAATCTGAACTTTTTCCATTTTATATCCTATAACAGATATTTCTAATGTAAAAGTAGGGTTATCTGTAACTTTTAAAACAAAATTCCCATCAAAATCTGTAGTAGTACCTACTGCTTTATTCTCAACTTTAATGTTTGCACCTGGAAGTGTCTCTCCTGTTTTTGCATCTTTAACTGTACCCGTTACAGTGGTTTGTGCAACCATTGTAATGCTACCAAAAGCTATACACGCAATTAATAAAATTTTTTTTATCATAATTTGAATTAATTTGTTAACTATTATGCAAAATACAATATTTTTTGAATAATTTATTATTTGACCCATAATTTTATGTATTTAATAAAAAAAATGACTTATTATTGCGTTTTTCAAACATTTGAAAAATTATTTTTTCTAACAAATTAAACTCTTATAAATTGTACATTTGTTTTTGAAAAAATTCATTCCTCTTGAAAATAGTTGAAAATATTGCTAATTTTTCTACAGACGAAAAAACTTTTGTTACTATTGGTACTTTTGATGGTGTTCATTTTGGGCATCAAAAAATATTAGAAAAATTAGTTTCTGAAGCTAAAAAAGCTGGCAAAAAATCTGTTTTATTAACTTTCTTTCCACACCCAAGAATGGTTTTGCAAAAAGATGCAAAAATAGAATTGATTAATACGATTGATGAACGTGCAAATCTTTTAGAAAAAACAGGTTTAGATTACTTAATTATTCACCCGTTTAGCAAAGCTTTTTCTAGAACCACTGCTTTAGAATTTGTGAGAGATACTTTGGTAAATACCTTTAATATTTCGAAATTAATTATTGGTTACGATCATCATTTTGGAAAAAATAGAGAAGGAAATATCGATCAATTAACAGAATATAGCCATTTATATGATTTTACGGTAGAAGAGATTCCTGCTCAAGATATAGATGATGTTTCTGTAAGTTCTACAAAAGTAAGACGCGCTTTAGCTGCTGGAAATTTAAAGACTGCCAACGATTATTTAGGATATAACTTTATGCTGAATGGCGTTGTTGTAAATGGCAAGAAGTTAGGAGGACAAATTGGCTACCCAACAGCAAATATTGATGTTAAGGAAGCGTATAAATTAATTCCTAAAACGGGCGTATATGTTGTAAAATCGTACATAGAAAATAAAACTGTTTTCGGAATGATGAATATTGGAAACAGGCCAACGGTAAATGGGAATCATCAAACGATAGAGGTCCATTTTTTTGATTTTAACCAAGATTTATATGGTGAAAATCTTACTATAGAATTGATTTATTTTTTACGTGATGAACATAAATTCGACTCTATTGATTCTTTAGTAGTTCAATTAAAGGCAGATGAACAAACTGCACGAGATTATATTTTAGAAAATATTAAGTAAATTTCTAATCCATTTCTTTATTTTATCCTGTTTTTAGAGGAAATCATATTAAGGTTGTTTGATATTGTGTTTTTACTGCCATAAATTCACTAAAGCCTTATAAATGAAAAGCCTGAGTAGTTTTCGCGTACGGTTTATCTTTTCTACCTTTTAGTAAAAATGACAATTGTGGTGGTTTACTGCTGTAATATAGGCGTTATCTGACTTCTCATTTTTGGAAATGATATTCTTATAAAAGACCTCACAGGTTTTAAAAAACTGTGAGGTCTGCGTTACTCTAAGTTAACTTCCTTTTTTAGTATTCACTACGCGTTAAGGATAGAGCAATTGTTTGAGCTCTTTTTTGTTTTTTCAACAAAAAAAGCGAGTGCGAAAGCCTGACCCTTGTGGTAACGCCCAAAAGAAACAAAAATAATTCTTCCTACTACGTTTTTTTCATGCCTAAAGGGCAAAATTATTTATTATTGATTTCGTGGTAAATCAATCTCACAAATTATATATTTGCATTTCATAATTCTTAGAAAATATGCTACAAGTACAATTTATTAGAGAGAACAAAGAAACTGTTTTAGTGGGTTTAGCAAAACGTAATTTTGCAAACGCAGAAACAATAGTAGAACAAGTTTTAACAGCAGATGAAAATAGAAGAGCAACCCAGGCTTCTCTAGATGATATTTTATCTGAATCTAATAAATTATCTAAAGAAATTGGTGGCTTATTTAAGTCTGGCGAAGTACAAAAAGCAAATATTTTAAAAGAAAAAACAGGGCAGTTAAAAGAGCAGTCTAAAGAACTTGGAGAGAAACTAAGTGAGATTTCAGATGCGTTGCAAAATTTGTTATATCAAATACCAAACGTGCCTCACGTTTCTGTAAAAGCTGGTAATTCTGAAGAGGACAATGAAAACATTTTTAGCGAAGGAATTATTCCTGATTTAGGTGAAAATGCGCTTCCTCATTGGGAACTGTCAAAGAAATACGATATTATAGATTTTGAGTTAGGCACAAAAATTACAGGTGCTGGTTTTCCGGTTTATAAAGGAAAAGGGGCAAAATTACAGCGTGCATTGATCAATTATTTTTTAGATAAAAATATTGAAGCGGGTTATAAAGAATACCAAGTTCCGCATTTAGTAAATACAGAATCTGCAACTGCTACTGGGCAATTGCCAGATAAAGAAGGACAAATGTATCATTCTAACGAAGATGATTTGTACTTAATACCAACTGGTGAAGTACCTATTACAAACATGTTTCGTGGTAATTTAATGCAAGAAGCAGATTTTCCTATTTGTTGTACAGGTTACACGCCTTGTTTTAGAAGAGAAGCAGGTAGTTATGGTGCGCATGTGAGAGGTTTAAATAGATTGCATCAATTTGATAAAGTAGAAATTGTTAGAATTGAACATCCA from Polaribacter sp. ALD11 includes the following:
- a CDS encoding TonB-dependent receptor, producing MIKKILLIACIAFGSITMVAQTTVTGTVKDAKTGETLPGANIKVENKAVGTTTDFDGNFVLKVTDNPTFTLEISVIGYKMEKVQITKNNQKIAISLTENETSLDEIVVSASRTPERIMESPVTVERLDARAIKNSSAPSFYDGLENLKGVDVNTNSLTFKSVNTRGFATFANTRFMQLVDGMDNSSPALNFAIGNLLGMSELDVNTVELLPGASSALYGANAFNGIMFMTSRSPFNDQGISFSYKQGLTSQAAAGDNNFYDVSIRMAHAFSNKLAAKATLSYLKGTEWFATDYRNTVDGKYAVGDRSLNDFDGLNTYGDEVAISLGGAIGRVSRTGYKEVDLMKDYEAKSVKLNTALHYRPFGDDRLELIFNSKFGVGNTIYQGANRYNISDFYLAQQKLELKGKNFFVRGYVTTEDAGNSYDSRFAAININRKWKSDQDWFGQYAAAYLGGIPNVPASNHAAARAVADSGRLIPGSPGFQSAFNDVTSDPNLVTGAKFQDKTKLYHGDVNYNFQEVIEWAEFQVGGSYRRYSLNSNGSIFTDYDGPIDYDEYGVYTQMQRKFLEEDRLKFTASLRYDKAQNFDGNFSPRVSLAYAGGENKNDNFRASFQTGFRNPTTQDQYIGLDAGSAILVGSAPDNLDRYTSSPLNVSTEGQPITGGPTTTLSGRLAYENSFSATSVQNGAPTASNVPLVKPEKVTAYDLGYRGLVHVGESRITVDVNGYYNSYEDFIAVKNVLVPFYGKVGDNSLSLLALKNGDFKAFQAYSNSSADVSSYGASIGLNTKILSDFDLGVSYTYAKFDFDQATDPDFEAGFNTPEHKFKIQFGNTNLFKNFGFNINARWQDEYIWESSFLDATIASRTMLDAQINYSVPSIKSVFKIGGANLGGKEYFSAPGVGAVGSQYYVSWTINN
- a CDS encoding bifunctional riboflavin kinase/FAD synthetase, whose amino-acid sequence is MKIVENIANFSTDEKTFVTIGTFDGVHFGHQKILEKLVSEAKKAGKKSVLLTFFPHPRMVLQKDAKIELINTIDERANLLEKTGLDYLIIHPFSKAFSRTTALEFVRDTLVNTFNISKLIIGYDHHFGKNREGNIDQLTEYSHLYDFTVEEIPAQDIDDVSVSSTKVRRALAAGNLKTANDYLGYNFMLNGVVVNGKKLGGQIGYPTANIDVKEAYKLIPKTGVYVVKSYIENKTVFGMMNIGNRPTVNGNHQTIEVHFFDFNQDLYGENLTIELIYFLRDEHKFDSIDSLVVQLKADEQTARDYILENIK
- the serS gene encoding serine--tRNA ligase: MLQVQFIRENKETVLVGLAKRNFANAETIVEQVLTADENRRATQASLDDILSESNKLSKEIGGLFKSGEVQKANILKEKTGQLKEQSKELGEKLSEISDALQNLLYQIPNVPHVSVKAGNSEEDNENIFSEGIIPDLGENALPHWELSKKYDIIDFELGTKITGAGFPVYKGKGAKLQRALINYFLDKNIEAGYKEYQVPHLVNTESATATGQLPDKEGQMYHSNEDDLYLIPTGEVPITNMFRGNLMQEADFPICCTGYTPCFRREAGSYGAHVRGLNRLHQFDKVEIVRIEHPDNSYHALSEMVEHIKDILRELKLPYRILRLCGGDTGFTAALTFDFELFSTAQDRWLEISSASNFETFQANRLKLRFKNKEGKSEFAHTLNGSSLALPRVLAGILENYQTADGIKIPDVLVPYCGFDMIK